A stretch of the Sulfuritortus calidifontis genome encodes the following:
- the greA gene encoding transcription elongation factor GreA has protein sequence MSLNKIPLTVRGAELLREELQRLKSVERPNVIAAIAEARSHGDLSENAEYDAAKERQGFIEGRIKELEGKLANAQIIDPRHLDAEGRVVFGATVELVDAETGDEVKYQIVGDDEADIKAGKISVSSPIARALISKYAGDVADVHAPGGIRHYEIVDVHYI, from the coding sequence ATGTCCTTGAACAAGATTCCCCTGACTGTGCGCGGTGCCGAACTGCTGCGCGAGGAGCTGCAGCGGCTGAAGTCGGTCGAGCGGCCGAACGTCATCGCCGCCATCGCCGAAGCCCGCTCCCACGGTGACCTGTCGGAAAACGCCGAGTACGATGCGGCCAAGGAGCGCCAAGGCTTCATCGAGGGCCGGATCAAGGAGCTGGAAGGCAAGCTGGCCAATGCCCAGATCATCGACCCGCGCCACCTCGACGCCGAAGGCCGGGTGGTGTTCGGCGCCACGGTCGAACTGGTCGATGCCGAGACCGGCGACGAGGTGAAATACCAGATCGTCGGCGACGACGAGGCCGACATCAAGGCCGGCAAGATCTCGGTCAGTTCGCCCATCGCCCGGGCTCTGATCAGCAAGTACGCCGGCGATGTCGCCGACGTCCATGCCCCGGGCGGCATCCGCCACTACGAGATCGTCGACGTCCACTACATCTGA
- the yhbY gene encoding ribosome assembly RNA-binding protein YhbY: protein MYYSPFLAAIIMLELNPAQRKYLKGLAHNLKPVVMIGNAGLTEAVLKEIGKSLAAHELIKIRVLNDNREEREAWLQAICEAVGCAPVQHIGKLLLVYKPADKPQIKLP, encoded by the coding sequence ATGTACTATTCGCCCTTTTTGGCAGCCATCATCATGCTCGAACTCAATCCCGCCCAGCGCAAGTATCTGAAGGGCCTGGCGCACAATCTCAAACCGGTGGTCATGATCGGCAATGCCGGCCTGACCGAGGCCGTGCTCAAGGAGATCGGCAAGAGCCTGGCTGCGCACGAGCTGATCAAGATTCGGGTGCTGAACGACAACCGGGAAGAACGGGAGGCCTGGCTCCAGGCGATCTGCGAGGCGGTCGGCTGCGCCCCGGTCCAGCATATCGGCAAGCTGCTCCTGGTCTACAAACCGGCCGACAAGCCGCAGATCAAGCTGCCTTGA
- the glmM gene encoding phosphoglucosamine mutase — MGRKYFGTDGVRGRVGEAPITPDFVMRLGYAAGKVLVAAEHEALHGERPAVLIGKDTRVSGYMLESALEAGLTAAGVDVRLVGPMPTPGVAYLTRALRLQAGIVISASHNPFEDNGIKFFSAQGTKLPDAIESAIEAAIDGPMQTVAPREVGKVKRVDDAAGRYIEFCKSTFPTDLDLRGLRIVVDCANGAGYHIAPHVLHELGAEVIAIGNEPDGFNINDHCGATHTEALSHAVREHKADLGIALDGDGDRLMMASASGEIADGDRLLYVIASHRQANGNLKGGVVGTLMTNLGTELALKKLGCEFERAKVGDRYVLELLQKKGWQLGGETSGHLLCLDKHTTGDGIVSALQVLAALRRSGKALADYAKDCPHFPQELINVKVKKGFKLDDRKEVWDAVAQVEAELKDEGRVVLRPSGTEPLIRVMVEGRQAAKVRQAAARIAEVVRASAVA, encoded by the coding sequence ATGGGTAGGAAATACTTTGGTACCGATGGCGTCCGCGGCCGTGTCGGCGAGGCGCCGATCACGCCGGACTTCGTCATGCGCCTGGGCTACGCCGCTGGCAAGGTGCTGGTGGCGGCCGAACACGAGGCCCTGCACGGCGAGCGGCCGGCGGTGCTGATCGGCAAGGACACCCGGGTCTCCGGCTACATGCTGGAATCGGCCCTGGAGGCGGGGCTGACCGCCGCCGGGGTCGACGTCCGCCTGGTCGGCCCGATGCCGACGCCGGGTGTCGCCTATCTCACCCGCGCCCTGCGCCTGCAGGCCGGCATCGTCATCTCCGCCTCGCACAATCCGTTCGAGGACAACGGCATCAAGTTCTTCTCCGCCCAGGGCACCAAGCTGCCGGACGCGATCGAGAGCGCCATCGAGGCGGCGATCGACGGCCCGATGCAGACCGTGGCTCCGCGCGAGGTGGGCAAGGTGAAGCGGGTGGACGATGCCGCCGGCCGCTACATCGAATTCTGCAAGAGCACCTTCCCGACCGACCTCGATCTGCGCGGCCTGCGCATCGTGGTCGACTGCGCCAACGGCGCCGGCTATCACATCGCGCCGCACGTCCTGCACGAACTGGGCGCCGAGGTGATCGCCATCGGCAACGAGCCGGACGGCTTCAACATCAACGACCATTGCGGTGCCACCCACACCGAGGCCTTGAGCCACGCGGTGCGTGAGCACAAGGCCGACCTCGGCATCGCCCTCGACGGCGACGGCGACCGCCTGATGATGGCCTCGGCCTCCGGCGAGATCGCCGACGGCGACCGACTGCTCTACGTCATCGCCAGCCACCGCCAGGCCAACGGCAATCTCAAGGGCGGCGTGGTCGGCACCCTGATGACCAATCTCGGCACAGAACTGGCGTTGAAGAAACTGGGCTGCGAATTCGAGCGGGCCAAGGTCGGCGATCGCTACGTGCTGGAGCTTCTGCAGAAGAAGGGCTGGCAACTGGGCGGCGAGACCTCCGGCCATCTGCTCTGCCTGGACAAGCACACCACCGGCGACGGCATCGTCTCCGCCCTGCAGGTGCTCGCCGCCCTGCGCCGCTCGGGCAAGGCCCTGGCCGACTACGCCAAGGACTGCCCGCATTTCCCGCAGGAGCTGATCAACGTCAAGGTGAAGAAGGGCTTCAAGCTCGACGACCGCAAGGAGGTCTGGGACGCCGTGGCCCAGGTCGAGGCCGAGTTGAAGGACGAAGGCCGCGTGGTGCTGCGCCCCTCCGGCACCGAGCCCCTGATCCGGGTGATGGTGGAGGGCCGCCAGGCGGCCAAGGTGCGGCAGGCGGCGGCGCGGATTGCCGAGGTGGTACGGGCAAGCGCAGTGGCTTAG
- a CDS encoding glycosyltransferase family 4 protein translates to MTETYPPEINGVAMTLGQIVAALQARGHAVQLVRPRQASDPAAPPVNGVEQTLVTGLPIPGYADLRLGLPAKRRLLRLWSCKRPDLVHIATEGPLGWSALSAARQLAIPVVAGFHTNFHRYSRHYGLGWLQPAIHGYLRHFHNRAQLTLVPTETLRQELAAVRYRNLAVMARGVDTGLFRPERRQTALRQAWGAGENDLVVAYVGRLAPEKNLPLLLRAFAAMRQVRPDARLVLVGDGPSRAALAAKHPELIFCGARTGEDLAAHYASADCFLLPSLTETFGNVLLEAMASGLAVLGFDYAAAAEHIVPGGNGLTVPYGDEVAFIEQATRLAQQPQTLRALGQAARATALGLSWDSVFNRLEGYYRQLVVKPA, encoded by the coding sequence GTGACCGAAACCTATCCGCCGGAAATCAACGGGGTCGCCATGACCCTGGGCCAGATCGTGGCCGCCCTGCAGGCCCGGGGTCATGCGGTTCAGCTGGTGCGGCCGCGCCAGGCGTCCGATCCGGCCGCCCCGCCGGTCAATGGTGTCGAGCAGACCCTGGTGACGGGCCTGCCCATTCCGGGCTATGCCGACCTCAGGCTGGGGCTGCCGGCCAAGCGGCGCCTGCTGCGCCTCTGGTCGTGCAAGCGGCCGGACCTGGTGCACATCGCCACCGAAGGTCCCCTGGGCTGGTCCGCCCTGAGCGCCGCCAGACAGCTGGCGATCCCGGTGGTGGCCGGATTTCACACCAACTTCCACCGCTACAGTCGGCATTACGGCCTGGGCTGGTTGCAACCGGCCATCCATGGCTATCTGCGCCACTTCCACAACCGCGCCCAGTTGACCCTGGTGCCGACCGAGACCCTGCGCCAGGAGCTGGCGGCCGTTCGTTATCGCAACCTGGCAGTGATGGCGCGCGGGGTCGACACCGGGCTGTTCCGGCCCGAGCGACGGCAGACGGCCCTGCGCCAGGCCTGGGGCGCCGGGGAAAACGACTTGGTGGTGGCCTATGTCGGGCGCCTGGCCCCGGAAAAAAATCTTCCCCTGCTGCTGCGCGCCTTCGCCGCCATGCGCCAGGTCCGGCCCGATGCCAGGCTGGTGCTGGTGGGTGACGGCCCGTCCCGTGCCGCGCTGGCAGCGAAACATCCCGAGCTCATCTTTTGCGGGGCGCGCACCGGCGAGGATCTGGCCGCCCATTACGCCTCGGCCGACTGCTTCCTCCTGCCCAGCCTGACCGAGACTTTCGGCAACGTGCTCTTGGAGGCCATGGCCAGCGGCCTGGCCGTGCTCGGCTTCGACTATGCGGCGGCGGCCGAACACATCGTGCCGGGAGGCAACGGCCTGACCGTGCCGTATGGCGATGAGGTCGCCTTCATCGAACAGGCCACGCGCCTGGCCCAGCAGCCGCAAACCCTGCGCGCGTTGGGTCAGGCGGCACGCGCCACCGCCCTTGGCCTTTCCTGGGACAGCGTGTTCAATCGCTTGGAAGGCTATTACCGTCAGCTCGTCGTGAAACCGGCCTGA
- a CDS encoding glycosyltransferase encodes MRVLMVSDVYFPRVNGVSTSIETFRRSLAEHGVEVRLVAPRYGDEREVAGIRRIPGWKVPRDPEDRLVSWHKLRAAVREEAVDCDLIHVQTPFLAHYAGLGAARRLGRPVIATYHTLFEEYLHHYAPMLPAAWLKALARRFSRGQCNALDGVVVPSTAMRERLYDYGVTVPAHVLPTGIPLQRFEAGDRASFRERHGIPPWQPTALFVGRVAHEKNIGFLLGALAIARQRLPELLLLVTGEGPALDSLRQQVETMGLGGNVRFLGYLDRAGELPDCYAAADIFVFASRTETQGLVLLEAMAMGLPVVALAAMGTRDILAPGRGCLTPDDDVTAFAQAMLTLLEDAGLRRRLAEEARAYAREWADDRLAGRLAGLYQALAGRG; translated from the coding sequence ATGCGCGTCCTCATGGTGTCCGACGTCTATTTCCCCCGGGTCAACGGGGTGTCGACGTCGATCGAGACCTTCCGTCGCAGCCTGGCCGAGCACGGCGTCGAGGTGCGGCTGGTGGCGCCGCGATATGGCGATGAGCGCGAAGTCGCCGGCATCCGCCGCATCCCCGGCTGGAAGGTGCCGCGCGACCCGGAGGACCGCCTGGTGTCCTGGCACAAGCTGCGTGCCGCCGTGCGCGAGGAGGCGGTCGATTGCGATCTCATCCATGTCCAGACCCCCTTCCTCGCCCACTATGCCGGGTTGGGCGCGGCGCGCCGGCTGGGGCGGCCGGTGATCGCCACCTATCACACCCTGTTCGAGGAATATTTGCACCACTACGCGCCCATGCTTCCGGCGGCCTGGCTCAAGGCGCTGGCCCGGCGCTTTTCCCGGGGCCAGTGCAATGCGCTGGATGGCGTGGTGGTGCCGTCGACCGCCATGCGCGAGCGGCTCTACGACTACGGCGTGACCGTGCCGGCCCATGTGCTACCCACCGGCATCCCGCTGCAGCGCTTCGAGGCGGGTGATCGGGCGAGCTTTCGCGAGCGTCACGGCATCCCGCCCTGGCAGCCGACGGCGCTGTTCGTCGGCCGTGTCGCCCATGAGAAGAACATCGGCTTCCTGCTCGGGGCCCTGGCCATCGCACGTCAACGCCTGCCCGAACTCCTCTTGCTGGTGACCGGCGAGGGGCCGGCGCTGGATAGCCTGCGTCAGCAGGTCGAAACCATGGGGCTGGGCGGGAACGTGCGTTTTCTCGGCTATCTCGACCGCGCCGGCGAATTGCCCGACTGCTATGCCGCAGCCGATATCTTCGTCTTCGCCTCGCGCACCGAGACCCAGGGTCTGGTGCTGCTCGAGGCCATGGCCATGGGCCTGCCGGTGGTGGCCCTGGCCGCCATGGGCACCCGCGATATCCTGGCGCCCGGACGCGGTTGCCTGACGCCGGACGACGATGTGACGGCCTTTGCCCAGGCCATGCTCACGCTGCTGGAGGACGCCGGCCTGCGCCGTCGTCTGGCCGAAGAGGCGCGCGCCTATGCCCGGGAATGGGCCGACGACCGGCTGGCCGGACGTCTGGCCGGACTCTACCAGGCCTTGGCCGGCCGCGGCTGA
- the folP gene encoding dihydropteroate synthase: MFSCGRFRFDLTRPRVMGVVNVTPDSFSDGGRHFGAGQAVEHGLRLFEAGAHILDIGGESTRPGAEAVSLQEELDRVLPVIEGLRDLGAAISVDTSKPEVMRAAIAAGADLVNDVCALSEPGALAAVANSPVGLCLMHMQGKPRTMQANPQYEDVVAEVATYLRQRVAEVQAAGIVRERLLIDPGFGFGKTLDHNLALLRALPRLATIAPVLAGLSRKSMLGQITGRPVEDRLAASLAAALAAAARGAAVVRVHDVKETVDALKVWAAIEENDNG; encoded by the coding sequence ATGTTTTCCTGCGGCCGCTTCCGGTTCGATCTCACCCGCCCGCGGGTCATGGGCGTGGTCAATGTCACCCCCGACTCCTTCTCCGACGGCGGCCGCCATTTCGGTGCCGGCCAGGCGGTCGAACACGGCCTGCGCCTGTTTGAAGCGGGTGCTCACATCCTGGACATCGGTGGCGAGTCGACTCGGCCCGGGGCCGAGGCGGTGTCGCTGCAGGAGGAACTCGACCGGGTGCTGCCGGTGATCGAGGGTCTGCGCGATTTGGGGGCCGCCATCTCGGTCGACACCTCCAAGCCCGAGGTCATGCGCGCCGCCATCGCCGCCGGGGCCGATCTGGTCAACGACGTCTGCGCCCTCAGCGAACCCGGTGCCCTGGCCGCCGTCGCCAACAGCCCGGTCGGCCTCTGTCTCATGCACATGCAGGGCAAGCCGCGGACCATGCAGGCCAATCCGCAATATGAAGACGTAGTGGCCGAAGTGGCCACTTACCTCAGACAGCGGGTGGCCGAGGTGCAGGCCGCCGGCATTGTCCGCGAACGCCTGCTGATCGACCCGGGTTTCGGTTTCGGCAAGACCTTGGACCATAATCTCGCCTTACTGCGCGCCCTGCCGCGGCTGGCCACCATCGCGCCGGTGCTGGCCGGCTTGTCGCGCAAATCCATGCTGGGTCAGATCACCGGCCGGCCGGTGGAAGACAGATTGGCCGCCAGCCTGGCCGCGGCCCTGGCGGCGGCGGCGCGCGGCGCCGCGGTAGTGCGGGTACACGATGTCAAGGAAACGGTCGATGCCCTCAAGGTTTGGGCCGCAATAGAGGAAAACGATAATGGGTAG
- a CDS encoding DUF4149 domain-containing protein — MKNLPDLLANWLLALWVGGTWAIGYLAAPVLFHSLGDKMLAGQLAGEMFKWMAYFGMAAAGYLLIFRLNRFGGAAFKQGFFWIALLMLLIVLAGRFGIQPILEQLKDQALPQDVMQSLVRDRFQAWHGVSSVLYLIQSLLGLALLAKAKG, encoded by the coding sequence GTGAAGAATCTGCCGGACTTGTTGGCCAACTGGCTGCTCGCCCTCTGGGTCGGCGGCACCTGGGCCATCGGCTACCTGGCGGCGCCGGTGCTGTTCCATAGCTTGGGCGACAAGATGCTGGCCGGCCAGTTGGCCGGCGAGATGTTCAAGTGGATGGCCTATTTCGGCATGGCCGCCGCCGGCTATCTGCTGATCTTCCGGCTCAACCGCTTCGGCGGCGCGGCCTTCAAGCAGGGCTTTTTCTGGATCGCCTTGCTCATGTTGCTGATCGTCCTGGCCGGCCGTTTCGGCATCCAGCCCATCCTGGAACAACTGAAGGACCAGGCCCTGCCCCAGGACGTGATGCAAAGCCTGGTGCGCGACCGCTTCCAGGCCTGGCACGGCGTGTCCAGCGTGCTTTATCTGATTCAGAGCCTGCTCGGCCTGGCCCTGCTGGCCAAGGCCAAGGGCTAG
- a CDS encoding UDP-2,3-diacylglucosamine diphosphatase — translation MRHVRSIFLSDIHLGTRACKADRLLDFLREHSAEHLFLIGDIVDFWSMSRGIQWSRAQNTVIQKLLRRARHGERVVFIPGNHDETLREYDGVLFGDILVANEYVHELADGRRFLLIHGDEFDQVTRHHRWVAVLGDAAYNLLVRMNGWLSWLRRQLGRPGYWSLAGYAKRKVKKALQFILDFEDSVIRNVRHRGLDGVICGHIHWAAIKQVDGLTYVNCGDWVDSCTAIVEHLDGSLELIDWNGLAAIETAAALAEAALAESERQAA, via the coding sequence ATGCGGCATGTGCGCTCCATCTTCCTGTCGGACATCCACCTCGGCACCCGGGCCTGCAAGGCCGACCGCCTGCTCGACTTCCTGCGCGAACACTCGGCCGAACACCTGTTCCTGATCGGCGACATCGTCGATTTCTGGTCCATGAGCCGCGGCATCCAGTGGAGCCGGGCGCAGAACACGGTGATCCAGAAGCTGCTGCGCCGCGCCCGGCATGGCGAGCGGGTGGTGTTCATCCCCGGCAACCACGATGAGACTCTGCGCGAATACGACGGCGTGCTGTTCGGCGACATCCTGGTCGCCAACGAGTACGTCCACGAACTGGCCGACGGTCGGCGCTTCCTGCTCATACACGGTGACGAATTCGACCAGGTGACCCGCCACCACCGCTGGGTGGCGGTACTGGGCGACGCCGCCTACAACCTGCTGGTGCGGATGAACGGCTGGCTATCCTGGTTGCGTCGGCAACTGGGCCGGCCGGGCTATTGGTCGCTGGCGGGTTACGCCAAGCGCAAGGTGAAGAAGGCCCTGCAGTTCATCTTGGACTTCGAGGACTCGGTGATCCGCAACGTGCGCCACCGGGGGCTGGACGGCGTGATCTGCGGCCATATCCACTGGGCGGCGATCAAGCAGGTCGACGGCCTGACCTATGTCAATTGCGGCGACTGGGTCGATTCCTGCACCGCCATCGTCGAGCACCTCGATGGCAGCCTGGAACTGATCGACTGGAATGGCCTGGCCGCCATCGAAACCGCGGCGGCGTTGGCCGAGGCCGCCCTCGCCGAGTCGGAAAGACAGGCCGCCTGA
- a CDS encoding RlmE family RNA methyltransferase, whose product MKRSSKTRAWHHRHVHDFYVREAQAQGYRSRAAFKLMEIDDRDRLFRPGLTVVDLGAAPGGWCQVAAERMKGQGRIVGLDLLEVAPIDGVDFIQGDFTEEAILRQLEAALAGRPVDLVICDMAPNITGIDAADQAKSYYLAELALDFAATWLQPKGVFLVKVFQGAGFEAYMKAMRARFRSVAARKPKASRERSREVYLLGREVIEAA is encoded by the coding sequence ATGAAGCGTAGCAGCAAGACCCGGGCCTGGCATCACCGCCACGTCCACGATTTCTATGTCCGCGAGGCCCAGGCACAGGGCTACCGTTCCCGCGCCGCCTTCAAACTGATGGAGATCGACGACCGCGACCGCCTGTTCAGGCCCGGTCTGACCGTGGTCGACCTCGGTGCCGCCCCCGGCGGCTGGTGCCAGGTCGCGGCCGAGCGGATGAAGGGCCAGGGCCGCATTGTCGGCCTGGATCTCCTGGAAGTGGCGCCGATCGACGGGGTCGACTTCATCCAGGGCGATTTCACCGAGGAGGCCATCCTGCGCCAGCTGGAGGCCGCCCTGGCTGGCCGGCCGGTCGACCTTGTGATTTGCGACATGGCCCCCAATATCACTGGTATCGATGCCGCCGACCAGGCCAAGAGCTACTATCTGGCCGAGCTGGCCCTGGATTTCGCGGCCACCTGGCTGCAACCGAAAGGGGTATTCCTGGTCAAAGTTTTCCAGGGTGCCGGTTTCGAGGCCTACATGAAGGCCATGCGCGCCCGCTTCCGCTCGGTCGCGGCCCGCAAGCCCAAGGCTTCGCGGGAGCGTAGCCGCGAGGTCTACCTGCTCGGGCGCGAAGTCATTGAAGCGGCGTAG
- the ftsH gene encoding ATP-dependent zinc metalloprotease FtsH, translating into MNNLFKNIAIWMVIALILMTVFNQFSARQTAQAQVDYSKFIEEVRQGQVAKVTIEGNVLRGVRSDGARFNTYAPSDPWLVSDLLKAGVVVEAKPQEEPSMLMSIFISWFPMLLLIGVWVFFMRQMQGGGKGGAFSFGKSRARMLDENSNQITFADVAGCDEAKEEVAELVEFLRDPSRFQKLGGRIPRGVLMVGSPGTGKTLLAKAIAGEAKVPFFSISGSDFVEMFVGVGAARVRDMFEQAKKQSPCIIFIDEIDAVGRQRGAGLGGGNDEREQTLNQLLVEMDGFEANSGIIVIAATNRPDVLDPALMRPGRFDRQVVVPLPDIRGREQILLVHMRKVPVAPDVKADIIARGTPGFSGADLANLVNEAALFAARANKRLVDMEDFERAKDKIIMGAERKSMVMPEEERRNTAYHESGHALVAKLLPKTDPVHKVTIIPRGRALGVTMQLPETDRYSMDKERLLSTIAVLFGGRIAEEVFMHQMTTGASNDFQRATDLARRMVTQWGMSEELGPMVYGEEEGEVFLGRSVTTHKSVSEETMRKVDAEVRRIIDEQYGRARKLIEDNRDKIEAMTAALLKWETIDAEQIDAIMAGREPNPPKPVTPPTSNNSGNTPSAPAPTATPAEEA; encoded by the coding sequence TTGAATAACCTTTTCAAGAACATTGCCATCTGGATGGTCATCGCCCTGATCCTGATGACGGTGTTCAACCAGTTCAGTGCCCGCCAGACGGCCCAGGCCCAGGTGGACTATTCCAAGTTCATCGAGGAGGTGCGCCAGGGCCAGGTAGCCAAGGTCACCATCGAGGGCAACGTCCTGCGCGGCGTGCGCAGCGATGGCGCCCGCTTCAACACCTACGCCCCGTCCGACCCTTGGCTGGTGTCCGATCTGCTCAAGGCCGGCGTCGTGGTCGAGGCCAAGCCGCAGGAAGAGCCGTCGATGCTGATGAGCATCTTCATCTCCTGGTTCCCCATGTTGCTCCTGATCGGCGTCTGGGTCTTCTTCATGCGCCAGATGCAGGGCGGCGGCAAGGGCGGCGCCTTCTCCTTCGGCAAGAGCCGCGCCCGCATGCTGGACGAGAACAGCAACCAGATCACCTTCGCCGATGTCGCCGGCTGCGACGAGGCCAAGGAGGAAGTGGCCGAACTGGTCGAGTTCCTGCGCGACCCCTCCCGCTTCCAGAAGCTGGGCGGCCGCATCCCGCGCGGCGTGCTCATGGTCGGCTCGCCCGGCACCGGCAAGACCCTGCTGGCCAAGGCGATCGCCGGCGAGGCCAAGGTGCCCTTCTTCAGCATCTCCGGCTCCGACTTCGTCGAGATGTTCGTCGGCGTCGGCGCCGCCCGGGTGCGCGACATGTTCGAGCAGGCCAAGAAGCAGTCGCCCTGCATCATCTTCATCGATGAGATCGACGCCGTCGGGCGCCAGCGCGGCGCCGGTCTGGGTGGCGGCAACGACGAGCGCGAGCAGACCCTGAACCAGTTGCTGGTCGAAATGGACGGCTTCGAGGCCAACTCGGGCATCATCGTCATCGCCGCGACCAACCGGCCCGACGTGCTCGACCCCGCCTTGATGCGGCCGGGCCGCTTCGACCGCCAGGTAGTGGTGCCGCTGCCCGACATCCGCGGCCGCGAGCAGATCCTGCTGGTGCACATGCGCAAGGTGCCGGTGGCGCCCGACGTCAAGGCCGACATCATCGCGCGCGGCACCCCCGGCTTCTCCGGCGCCGACCTGGCCAACCTGGTCAACGAGGCCGCCCTGTTCGCCGCCCGCGCCAACAAGCGCCTGGTCGACATGGAGGATTTCGAGCGGGCCAAGGACAAGATCATCATGGGCGCCGAGCGCAAGTCCATGGTCATGCCCGAGGAAGAACGCCGCAACACGGCCTACCACGAGTCGGGCCATGCCCTGGTCGCCAAGCTGCTGCCCAAGACCGACCCGGTGCACAAGGTCACCATCATCCCGCGCGGCCGCGCCCTGGGCGTGACCATGCAGCTGCCGGAAACCGACCGCTACAGCATGGACAAGGAGCGTCTGCTCTCCACCATCGCCGTGCTGTTCGGCGGCCGCATCGCGGAAGAGGTGTTCATGCACCAGATGACCACCGGTGCCTCCAACGACTTCCAGCGCGCCACGGATCTCGCCCGGCGCATGGTCACCCAATGGGGCATGTCCGAGGAGCTGGGGCCCATGGTCTATGGCGAGGAAGAGGGCGAGGTCTTCCTCGGTCGCTCGGTGACCACCCACAAGAGCGTGTCGGAAGAGACCATGCGCAAGGTCGATGCCGAGGTGCGCCGCATCATCGACGAGCAGTACGGCCGCGCCCGCAAGCTGATCGAGGACAACCGCGACAAGATCGAGGCCATGACTGCCGCCCTGCTCAAGTGGGAAACCATCGACGCCGAGCAGATCGACGCCATCATGGCCGGCCGCGAGCCGAACCCGCCCAAGCCGGTGACGCCGCCGACCTCGAACAATTCGGGCAACACCCCCAGCGCTCCGGCACCCACCGCCACCCCGGCGGAAGAGGCCTGA